A window from Peromyscus eremicus chromosome 1, PerEre_H2_v1, whole genome shotgun sequence encodes these proteins:
- the Pgam1 gene encoding phosphoglycerate mutase 1, whose product MAAYKLVLIRHGESAWNLENRFSGWYDADLSPAGHEEAKRGGQALRDAGYEFDICFTSVQKRAIRTLWTVLDAIDQMWLPVVRTWRLNERHYGGLTGLNKAETAAKHGEAQVKIWRRSYDVPPPPMEPDHPFYSNISKDRRYADLTEDQLPSCESLKDTIARALPFWNEEIVPQIKEGKRVLIAAHGNSLRGIVKHLEGLSEEAIMELNLPTGIPIVYELDKNLKPVKPMQFLGDEETVRKAMEAVAAQGKVKK is encoded by the exons ATGGCCGCCTACAAGCTAGTGCTGATCCGGCACGGCGAGAGCGCCTGGAACCTGGAGAACCGTTTCAGCGGCTGGTACGACGCCGACCTGAGCCCGGCGGGCCACGAGGAGGCGAAGCGCGGCGGACAGGCGTTGCGAG ATGCTGGCTATGAATTTGACATCTGCTTCACCTCCGTGCAGAAGAGAGCCATCCGGACCCTCTGGACAGTCCTGGATGCCATTGACCAGATGTGGCTGCCAGTAGTCAGGACTTGGCGCCTCAATGAGCGACACTATGGGGGTCTGACTGGTCTCAATAAAGCAGAAACTGCTGCTAAGCATGGTGAGGCACAGGTAAAGATCTGGAGGCGATCTTATGATGTCCCACCACCTCCGATGGAGCCTGATCATCCCTTCTATAGCAACATCAGCAAG GATCGCAGGTACGCAGACCTTACTGAGGACCAGCTGCCTTCCTGTGAGAGCCTGAAGGACACTATTGCCAGGGCACTGCCCTTCTGGAATGAAGAAATTGTCCCCCAGATCAAGGAGGGGAAAAGAGTCCTGATTGCGGCCCATGGCAACAGCCTTCGGGGCATCGTCAAGCATCTGGAGG GTCTCTCAGAAGAGGCCATCATGGAGCTGAACCTGCCAACTGGCATCCCCATTGTCTATGAATTGGACAAGAACTTGAAGCCTGTCAAACCCATGCAGTTCCTGGGAGATGAAGAGACCGTGCGGAAAGCCATGGAAGCTGTGGCCGCTCAGGGCAAGGTCAAGAAGTGA